One region of Pogona vitticeps strain Pit_001003342236 chromosome 1, PviZW2.1, whole genome shotgun sequence genomic DNA includes:
- the LOC144587210 gene encoding uncharacterized protein LOC144587210 — MQERGKEMRSASESTTISTTTPTTTTTAGSTTTIPPTTTTTAESTTISTTTPTTTTTAGSTTTIPPTTTTTAESTTISTTTPTTTTTAGSTTTIPPTTTTTAESTTISTTTPTTTTTAGSTTTIPPTTTTTGEQSL, encoded by the exons ATGCAAGAACGGGGCAAAGAAATGAGATCAGCGT CAGAAAGCACTACAATTTCGACAACTActcctaccactaccaccacag CAGGAAGCACTACGACAATTCctcctaccactaccaccacag CAGAAAGCACTACAATTTCGACAACTActcctaccactaccaccacag caggAAGCACTACGACAATTCctcctaccactaccaccacag CAGAAAGCACGACAATTTCGACAACTActcctaccactaccaccacag caggAAGCACTACGACAATTCctcctaccactaccaccacag CAGAAAGCACTACAATTTCGACAACTActcctaccactaccaccacag caggAAGCACTACGACAATTCctcctaccactaccaccacaggTGAGCAATCTCTTTAA